A segment of the Chondrinema litorale genome:
CTTTGTTTTTTAATTGGCAAGAATTACCATTATACTTTTCATTTAGCCTGGACATAGCTTGTTTAATTAAAGAATCTCCAAAAGTTTTTAATTGCCTCTCTTGATTGTTAAGTATTGATTCAACTTTAATACTTAATTCTGTCATATTAAATGGCTTGGATACATAGTCTATAGCACCCAGAGCAAGACCTTCTTCTTTACTCTTTTTATGTGTCTTAGCACTTAAAAAGATAAATGATATATTTTTGTATTCAGGATTGTTTATAAGCTCTCTTCGGAATTGTATACCATCAATCTCATCCATCATAATATCAGAAATAATTAAATCTACTTTCTGCATGGCTTCTAATTTCTGAAAAGCTTCTTTTACATTTTTTGCAGCATAGACATTAAACTTTAAACCAAGTTTGATAACTATATGCTTCAACATTTCAATGTTGTCTTCTACAACTAAAATATGCTTAGTATATGACGAGCTTATTGCATCTTTTACCTCTATTTCATTAAAGTTTAAATATGAAGTAGTCTCCAAATCATATTTACTAGATAAACCTATACTACTTTCTGTTATTACTTTAGGTAGTTTTACACTAAAAGATGTATACTCATGTAATACACTTTTTAAAGTTATTTCTCCTTCTAACTGACTAACTATGTTCTCAACAATTGGCAAGCCTAAGCCCATACCATCATTACTCCTTTTCTTATTTTTGATTTGATAATAAGGTTGAAATATCAGTTTTTGATCTTCTTTTGGAATTCCCATTCCAGTATCTCGCACTTTAAAAATTACATGCCCATCTGAAGCTGTTAAACTTACTAAAATTCTATCTTTTGTATTAGTGTATTTAAGTGCATTTTCTAACAAATTCTTTATAATGCTACTTAATGCCATAGCATCTGCTTTTACAAATAAATCATCCTCTATATTTGATTCTAACTGTAATTCTTTTTTCCGAACTGATGACATAAATAGCGTCAAATAACCATTTAACATTTCACTAAAATTTATACATGTATCATGATTGTATAACTCAAATCCTTTTTCTAATCTTTCTAAATCAAAAAAATTAACAATATCCCTAGTGAGTTTGCTTGTATGTAATTTTATCAGCTCTAATTTATTATTGGATTCATGACTTGCGGTATATTCATCAAGAGAATTATTGATTAAAGTTAGAGGCGTTCTAATTTCATGTGCAAGATTAATAAATGTCTGTTCACGCAAATCACTCATCTTCTGTCTCTCTGTTTTAATTGCAATCTCCTTTTCTAATTCTGCTTTTTTTCTTGCTAATTTTAAACTCTCTTTTTCAATCTCATTTATTACTGGAGAAACCAGATTTACTATTTTTTTATTTGCACCTGTAAATATTACCACTGCCATTGCTGTAATTATTATAAAGACTATCCACTGTAATGTATATCTTGTTATTTGTGGAGGATTTAAGTCAGCTTCTTTCAATTCTTTTTGTCTTTTTAATGCATTTGCATCTCCTTGTGCTAAAGCAGTTTCGTATTTAACTACTTCATTAGGGGTTAAATAATGATATTGATAATTCACACCACGAAGCGAAACATTATAGAATAAAGTTCCAAATAATATAACTGACCAGATAATAGCTGCGTCTTTATTTACTACCATTGCTGCAACTAGTATGAGAGCAATAGCTAATGGATAATCAAAAAGGATAGAATCAAAACCAGGATTACCATAC
Coding sequences within it:
- a CDS encoding ATP-binding response regulator — protein: MHELLQLSKSRLLKPSRTAKRRVLIILNVTYIIATCVFLITQKVNTGILVHNVKLFYFGYLPALTLNFLSLIFHLMELFKVEVPRKINGNVLAICSIIPVFFMSFLNQIGYGNPGFDSILFDYPLAIALILVAAMVVNKDAAIIWSVILFGTLFYNVSLRGVNYQYHYLTPNEVVKYETALAQGDANALKRQKELKEADLNPPQITRYTLQWIVFIIITAMAVVIFTGANKKIVNLVSPVINEIEKESLKLARKKAELEKEIAIKTERQKMSDLREQTFINLAHEIRTPLTLINNSLDEYTASHESNNKLELIKLHTSKLTRDIVNFFDLERLEKGFELYNHDTCINFSEMLNGYLTLFMSSVRKKELQLESNIEDDLFVKADAMALSSIIKNLLENALKYTNTKDRILVSLTASDGHVIFKVRDTGMGIPKEDQKLIFQPYYQIKNKKRSNDGMGLGLPIVENIVSQLEGEITLKSVLHEYTSFSVKLPKVITESSIGLSSKYDLETTSYLNFNEIEVKDAISSSYTKHILVVEDNIEMLKHIVIKLGLKFNVYAAKNVKEAFQKLEAMQKVDLIISDIMMDEIDGIQFRRELINNPEYKNISFIFLSAKTHKKSKEEGLALGAIDYVSKPFNMTELSIKVESILNNQERQLKTFGDSLIKQAMSRLNEKYNGNSCQLKNKESFEDTCKSVGLTPKEIEVSQFITKGFSYKEIANRLHRSERTIQTHAKKIFEKAGVNNKVELLNKLGLSEG